The genome window GAACAGTTCCATTGATCTGAGATTGAGTAGTGAGCAAATGCCTCGACCAGCAAGTCGAGCAGCAGAAGCAGGGCTATCGTCCTTGTCTGCTATATCACACGTGTCTGACCGCTCCGATGCCTGCTGATTGAAGAAGTACAACATTAAGACATTCAGTTCTGCGTTTGTGTTACTCATGAAATATGCAATAATCTGTACAGAAATGATGGAAAGAGGAATATATCTggtatttttcaatgaaaattgtgCCAACAACTTGCAGAGATATCAATGCTGAATGCATGGTCAGTTGAATATCACAACTTGGGTATGCGACTGACATCCTCGTTTTCTTTGTGATCCGGCCAAtcattgtgcgtgtgtgtatgtgtgtgtgaggcacacaaaatacaacaaatgaACTTTGACTGTAGAATTAAAACAGGTCATGAGAATTATAAGAATTAACGCACAATCATAACTCTCGTGAAAATAAAGCTATAATGATGTACCTAGCTGCTGTGTCTGTGGCATAACAGTAACATAGAAACGAAGTGATGTGTAGGAGAGGTGAGGAATGCTTACAAAGTAACCACAGGCCTGAAGTACATACATCAATACAGAAGTTCTACGGCCAGAACCTATAATCCGCGATGATAAAAGTGTGTTAAGATGAAGAATCAGAGGCTTGGCGGCATCCAGATAATTGCATTCAAAGGCGACATTAATGACAAACAACAGTTCGTCCTCATCCTCAACATTCAACATCTCACATAAGAAACTTAGGACAGCCGTTCCAACATCTAGTCCTTGTGCTGCAGTGAAGTAGAGGAGGTATCGATACAACTGGTAGTCATCAATCAGCTGTTTTGTCAGCTGGTTGAACTCCTCCAGGTTGTTCTCATACAGCCATGCCAGATGCATTCCCGCTAGATACTCATGAAATAACTTGTGGGGAATTCGGTATTCAACCACAAGTTCGGTTTTTCTCTTGTTCTTTTCCCACTTTGAAACAAAACGCTTCTCTCTTGTGAGGACCCCAATATCACATGCCGTCTGTAAATCCATTTCACTTGCAGTGAGATCTTTTCCTCTGAATACAAGTTCGTTACGAAGGAGACTATAGAAAGCATCTTTGCCAAAATTCTGCAAACAATCGCCACCTTGCTCCAATTTCTTTTGTTGGTCTTCTTGGTCAGTCACCTTACCAGCATAGTGCTCTTTGAGAAGGAGGATCAATTGGTCGAAGAGTTTggaaaatgtctttagttccTGAATCACACTGCGGCTTCCTTCGTTCTGCCAAATGAAACAAAGCATGCTGCAGTAAATGGGGTAGGGTGCCATATTCTGTGCTACAAGGCTGTCCTCCTCTGTCATCAATCTAATGAGACTCTCTTTGGCCTCTTCGTTGTTTTGGAAGAATTTCGAAATGTAGCAGGAAACATCTCTTGGCTTGAAGCCCTTAATCTTAACAAATGTGTACTGCTTCTTCAATTTCTCATCGGATCTTATCCGATCTACTTTCCACGGTCTAGTGGTAACAATAACTCTGGAATTTTTGAACTTCTCGCACTTGATCACTGCATGGGTGGCATCTCTTGAAGCTTTTACGCTAATATCCTGACCGTACTCATCAAGACCGTCATAGAGAATCAGTACTTTCTGCTGGTTCGTTCGAATGTATTCGTCTAATGCAACCCAATCACAGTCCAGGTCATCAGACAAATTGTTCATGATGGTATGACTAAAGCATGTACTCTCCTCAATTTCCCTAAGATGAATTAGGAAAAGGAGATCAATGGTCTGCAGACATCTTCCCAAAGCCCAGTCAAGTGCAAGTTTAGTAAGGAAAGTTGTTTTGCCAACACCCGCTTCTCCACTAATTGCAATACGTTTTTGTATACCTCTTTCAGTGCCAATCTGCTCCAAGTGTTCAATGAAATTATCGTAACTGATGTCTATTCCTTCATCGCTCTTATCATTAGACAACATCACtaaatttgtgtatatttccTCCAGCTTCACTGATGATTCCGAATAAAGAGGGGAAGTGCGCACACTGCTGTACATGTTGACATAATGTTCCCGTAACTCCTTCTTGATTTGTTTAACTCTGTCATTTGTAGAGCCTTTACTCACTGGAACTGAACTTGGTGAACCTGATGAATCTGAAAAAGGCAAATTTGAGATCATCAATACCATCTAAATCTGGAATGCATACTATGCAGCATatggggtcggtgcaatatagtgttAACCCACACCTTGGTGAACAATGAGTTACatacatttgtgaccctgcgccacaaaacaaataaaaagtcgccagacatggatttttagttcagGACAggttctaaaagagcagactctaagcttcaaaatgatgtataactcattcAAATGGACattcctaacctatctaaatatcggaaagaaagcgctcactctggaaaagtgcaaaccgagaaaagagactctgaagtacagggtctatctgtctattcaagtgcttaatctttaccaaaccgtgctagctgtgcgatgaataggacaaaaacaggatgtaaaccacaggagcaataacaatgaagggactatcagattaaattgaaattgagcacgCTCTATTACCACATTCTGTTTATGATTAATGCCAAGttccaaagcagtagcgttatcctttcaaaagttatcagactttaaagtgaagagtgtgcaaagggttatcaagaaatggaaaggggcctctaagacatagtTAAtatcactactctacaaaaaagggCTGTAGAAAAACcactgaaaatgcactttcccattcattttatgatcccaaactcaagattaacgtagaagaagaatagttcttccagaaaatattgaaaactcaaaattgacttggttgacccgtttcacctttcttgagtcctcacgtgaaatcaaggggtgcgactttttgttcgttttgtgacgCACGGTCACATTTACACCATCCTGAATCACTGCTCTTTAATCTATAATAAGGTTTTCTTGAAATGTAATCAATAAGTGGGGTTGTTTTTAATGCAGGCACCTTTTCCCCccgaaaattaatcacatcttTTAAGCACGGATATAGTGCTAAAccacacttttcaagatggcgaccaCCATGATAGCAGACAGAAGGGTGTCTGAAAAAAGATCTTAATGTGTACAGTGGGGAAGCTTTTTCACCTACAAAAACGAGTGATTCTGATTCATCATATAACCTGTACTCTTCTGGCAGTTATGGAAGTGGAGATGAGatagggcaattccacggtaactgacgttacatgtaaggattttcatgaaattgtttaccttgtagttttgtgaatgaaagcaccttGGGCTTGCAATTAGCATTGATGAATAAGTTCATGAGAATGAAAAAGtaggtggaaagtttttctctcaaactgcatttcttatcacatagcaagtgaaaatgtgttggtaactgacgttacggaaaaaggacatgggaaattatggtgtagatgtaaatggaaatatctcatgtccctgacttttagcctttatgtgtttaatatggcaatacacctaggttcttaggaacaggtgtgcaaaataatgtgcactttagtTGTCTCCTTTTAAcaccatgccaatttcagtgaaggcatgacggtaactgacgttacgtaactgacgttacgcttacatttgccatagggtttacacatgcaaaatcatgattgggaatagctatgtgatatttcataattctGACCATTCAGAATGATTTGGTTGATATGGAGTTATACCTTGGTTCATCAGTcataaatacacaatgaaatgaaacagtagtccattttctttgtgttctatgaaaacttaaaggtaaacatgtcaggacgttacgtaactgacgttacacatactttGCCGAGGGGTTTACAGAGAACTAATTTATTTAACAGGTTATTATACTGCTGCAATGTACCATTGACAATCCCAGGCAACTAcagcaacaaattaaaacaaaatctaaagacacaaatAATATTGGGTGGGCCCTTAcggggcaccccccccccatgccatagcacagttgggcaaaaataatgtaaatgcacaagaggatatttcttgacatttgtctgaagatttaatttttattcaacatttatgattacacagagccatTAATAGATTAAGCAGTTCCAAGTATGAATACATTGACATGGCTAAgggcttttttgtttgtttgtttgtttgtttgttttttaatgaacaggaaagtttttATCTACATAGAGTGCTCCACCCATAATACCTTGTATTACtacacaaaacatggatatttttgtgcttgaaaaaaatatcaaaatatcttccaggtcatggggaaaaaaacatgtatcaactcataaatatgcataaatatgtatgaaatctattgtgatatatttctccttcttttctttattttactcctgatgatctccatcatcaattgatttaaatgaaaagtgtcgcacttttaatatttctctgtgaagacgaaaaataaatgcttttttggtcaaaagagCATTATTGTTTTATTCCTAGCTTGAAGTAATTTAACTGTTTTGCTTTTCCTTTTCACGGATATATCACGGCTTGCAAGTCCATTCGAGATACCGAGAAATCGGACTTTGCAACGAAAGAATactaaaatcaatataaaaaactcttcctgttcataattatcatgtgttgtattacaaaatgtccctgcatgaatagaataaagtgatcaacaaatacacactgtatgaacaatttttttttaaaaccctaTAGAATCCTctctcactttgagcaacatcaATAATGAGTTCATGCCTTACATGTACACAAGATGAGCCATGTTAACTACACCACACATTTAAGTGCAAGAGAAGAAATATCTGTTTGTGCATTTGCCTTGAGGTAGAAACTTGACTAagcttcctgaaaaaaaaagaaaaatgccagCAAAAGCAAACATTGGTGAAGATTGTTAAActgttggtatacagctgtgcagaagtttgtttgttttttttgttttttgtagaaAATGTGGTTAACATGCAATCATGTCACTGATTAAGCCTATAAACtttggtagctttatcatcTTGTAGGACTGGGAATGTACAAATTTGAGTGCATATATACTGCATGTGGCAAACTAACCTTCCAGATGATTTAACCTTAAACTTGTGCTGAatcaaaaatcgaaagctcaagcccccccccccccccaaaaaaaaagataatcatggtaaatgaatgaataaatgaatttagaaataaaataaaatttaaaaaaaaatatccatggACATACCATGGTAATGACATCATTTCCTATGAAAGGGATTGCTGCTATTTGTTGTAAGTTGACTtcccagatgtattgaaatgtccaaaagtaaaaaaaaattgcctcaGTTATAATTACGgtcatggtaactgacgttacatactcgtgtatgacgtttcggtaactgacgttacacattttgtagtgttcattttgactctccagtatgccaagtatccttatttctggtattaaaataaaggcatatgggcatacattagaaatcccaagttacatcatacagctcacttcctttgatgaataaacttaaaaattccttgtttttggtaactgacgttacatccatcattatcaaagtaattaacagttttttttttaattaacagtttttttttttttttttatcacatacTCGTGTATGAcgtttcggtaactgacgttacacattttgtagtgttcattttgactctccagtatgccaagtatccttatttctggtattaaaataaaggcatatgggcatacattagaaatcccaagttacatcatacagctcacttcctttgatgaataaacttaaaaattccttgtttttggtaactgacgttacatccatcattatcaaagtaattaacagtttttatcaaattctttaaagttaccagctttttttttctatcgtgtggtaaaagacttctctggtaactgcatacatatGAAAGATTGTTGTTTAAAGTACTAAtaaagtggatatacagagaGTAAGTTATGCGACAATGCACTCTTTTCACCATTGagttataggcatattttggcagccattttgaaaatcaaaatggccgcttttattgaaaaacataatgattcttaaaacttcaactcaagtactgtctgaaaatgtatggtgtttgaaacaaatatcattttgaatttttggcacCTGTGTCctagttaccgtggaattgcccagtaatgaaatttgaagcaattaaaggacaagtacaccttcatagacatgtgggttgagtgaatgcagcaatattaatggaacacatcagtgagagtttgaggaaaatcggacaatccgttcaagaGTTATAATTCTTTTTTAGATTTCTGCTCACTCATGGCTGGATGAGAGGACtatactatagcttgtgatgtcacttgcgtacaacgaaataaagaaagaatacagaaaattcaacatattttcacttttctcgcataacaaaagaacacctgacttctctctttcaagaggctgggggaataatattacccttaacatatgccagtagcaagtcgaagaaatgtgcactttactcaaaaagtaaagttatgtgaaattctctttttattttctttatatcgttgtacgcatatgacatcattcaccgtagtagtcttttcatccagcagtgactacgcagatacttcaaaaattcataacttttttacaATAACACGGCGTCCATTATGATCATAGTGGAATTGGCAAATATGCGTCTCAGAAAGACCTTAACCTGCAGGACCACATTTCATGGAAAGATGTtaggataacaactcttgctggaatggctaCTTCCCATacaacagccaatcagaaagttggattcttgtcattaccatgacgattgccattccagcaagagctgctatcaactttttatgaaatgggagtCAGAACTTACTTGTTCTTCGTTTGTGTGGTACCACAGATTGCAGTCACGTGCTATTAACAAACGCGTTAATGAAAAGATGTGATTGCTTATACCATTTTTCATAGTAGTGTCAGTATTTAATATGTAGGAGGAGAACCACCTTCACCATAAACTTCTCTGTGAAAAAGGTGCGGGAAGATATTGTCACACAAGTTAGATATGAACTGGCAAACTCCCAAAATGAAGCTTGACTAAGGGTAGGTTGTATACATATTTCTAGTTACGAGATATTTGTATGTAGGCTATAGTGTTTGGaattcttttttcttgtaatgACTAAACAATTATCCATTCTAATTCTTATGTACTTCAAACAACAACGTAGCAGATCTATGTATTCTGATGGAGAAATCAGCTTGTGCAAATTACATATGTTCAATTTTACTTGAACTTTAAAATCCTTTGATAAATTCTGATCACGTTCAGAATGGGAGAAGATGCAATTAAGATGTGAATTATGAAGATTTAAATAGTTTGGAGATAAATTACAACATGCATTATCGTGAGGACACTTATTCACTATAAgtatttctggaaaaaaaagtgtatgtgtTATTTGTCACAGATTGCGGGGTTATAGGCAAATACGCATATAAGCATTATGTAAAAGTATGTTGTAACTGTCATGGACTCCTTATTCATTCCAAATTGCTGCCCTTAACTTTCTTGAGCACGTAGGAGTTCCAAGGACCAGTAAGAGGAGCTATGATCAGCCTGTTCATCTCCTGCTCAGTGCACTCATCTCACACAGTCACAACCTCTGGAGACAAGGTCCGAAACCACTGATTGCGCTTCTCCCGTGGAATGTCTCCCTGCTAAAACcatatgtgacactgcacctcaaaacaaacaaaaagtcgccgacatgaatttttagttaagaccatattctgaaagagcagactttaagctttaagatgatgtataactcaaatcaaatggactctcctaacctatctaaatattggaaagaaagcacaaactcaggaaaagtgtgaactgagaaaagaggctctgaagtacagtgtctattcaagcgcttaatctttaccaaaccgtgctggctgtgcgatgaatgggacaaaaaacaggaagtaaaccaccagagtaacaacaatgaagggattatcagattagactgaaattaagcatgcctcattaacactctctgtccataatcaatgccaactttcagagcagtagcattataatttcaaaagttattgcagttgaaagtgaagagtgtggacaaggtttttcagaaatgaaagagggattctaaagacacacctaatcacactattctaccaaaaatgttggagataaactgcttaaaaaacacactttcctgcccgtttaatgataccaaattttagcataatgtaaaagaagacccgctctttcagaaaatatgaaaaagtcaagttcggctaggttgacccatttcacttattttcagtcctcacgcaaaatcagtgtgtgcgactttatgttcgttttgaggtgcactgtcacatatattATTCTCCCCTTCTGATCCaactccccccccaaaaaaaaaaaaaaaaaactattttggAGTACACTAACATATTTTGTTTAACTCcaatttaatatttgatatttctcATGGTAACAGACATGATTATTTTGTACAGAGTGCCTTTTAATGTTTCTTTATTTAAATTTCAATCCTGTCATGAATGCACAAAATTCCAAAACCCCGAAGAAGAAAGGGTAGACGACGTTGGCACATCAGACAGGAGAGTACTCATGGCAGTGATGAAGGAGATGTGGAGGTATGGGAGTATTGTTAgccttttttacatttaaagttaatttctgatatcacgaattccattttgtgacattaaaaaaaaaaatcaaatttctgatatcaagaattcaatttgcgatatcaagaattcaattTGCGATATCAAGAATGACATTTGTAATATCACAAATTCCGATAAGTGTAGCACATGAacttaatttgtgatatcatgaaatccattttacatatcacaaattcaatttgtgatatcacaaattcaatttgtgatatcacaaattcaaattcgtgatatcaaaaattcaatttgtgatatcactcaatgaatttgtgatatcagaaatccGTATTCTTGATAGCAAAAAAATAGGTTTCACGCGAAAAACCAATAGTAATTCgtgatattacaaaaataaatttttgaGAATGTAGGAGAAAGTGTTGTAAATGCCATGGAGAACTGAACACACTGTGACAGGGACTAAACTTTTTGCCTGCACCCGAGACTCCTACTGATACACAATGACTTTTTGTGGTCACGTCACAGAGTTGATTGATCTCATGAGAAAGATCgcaaaaaaaccaacaaaacaaataggGATGGGAGTCTCTATCTATTTGTTATCATTGTATTCGGCTTTATTTCGATGTgagcaaaatatatttttctatctTTATCTCACATTTGTGTGTCACATGCTTAAAAGTAACTTAAGCTGTTGTCaacagaggaagtagttaaaaCGATACACATGCTTGCCGTCTGACATTGGCCTCCCGAAAAGAAAAAGGACTCCTGTGGATTGTTGAGTAAAGGAATTCATGACTTTACCAAAATTGTGATGTGCCTGACTTTTGcttgtttccttgttttttttttcttatcaagaATCAATCGAACCTCAACTTTAAAACATTCGAACTTGATAATCTTATGTAGTATCttattgtatcccccgaacagagttcggaggatactatggatttggatTCGTCGCGCCGCGTCCGCCGCcgtcaaaatttgcaaaagtgcttatttatgcaataacttgattgcTACCCAACATattttattcagacttgctaGGGAGGAGTATGAGTGATCATTCTACCtgaaggacacaacagtttgtggtgacggcgccctcagtgttccgacttTGGATGTCAATGGCcatttcttgtgtgtgctctatcagccacatttcttatcagattttcttcaagtttggcaaaaaggtgcatTATAGTGAAATAAAGATGCCCGTATTGTCTTGGTggtggcgccctcgcttgttccgtctttatacagaaaaggtaaattttacagggtctgcttgtgtgtgcaaCCCTGCCTTGTTTcttgaccgatttttttttttttcaaatttggtatgtaaatgaatcatagtcaaatctatacaccTACACCTATTTGGATTTTATTGTATCCAGCAACAGTTGCCATAGGATATCATACAAAATTCTGGCCTAAAAAGTAATCCAGATAGAGTATGGGAGAcgggttcgggggatacatgtgctGGATTGCGAGTGCTTCTAGTTACGTAATGTGAAACGGAACAAAGAACAAACGTTGTACTTTTGTTCATGTCTTGTATTTTCCAAACATCATGCATATAGGAGCTAATTTCATTAATGTCATTAATTCATCAAATggatgataaaaaaatatgcTCATCCATACTATAAAACTATTTGAGAACCTAATTGTAATCATTGATTAGGTACTACAAATTATGAACACACAGTGTTAAATCACAAATTTACGATACCGACAGAAGAAACCTGACCAAAAGTGAAAGTAATCTTAATAgtgaaaattgagcaaagaaaataggaTTACATCGGGATTCGAACACGAGCTAGGTCTCAGGTTCGAATCCCGAATCGGATGGAATGCCATTTTCTTCGCTCAATTTTCCGCTAATAAATTCACAATATTCTTGACAAATATCATATAGAAGTTTAAATGACACAGAACTCACATACAACCctgaaaagaacaacaacaaggaaCAAACCGTGACTTACATTACACTGGTCATGTGACATCTAAAAACTGCATACTGGTTATGATATACCATTGATGCCCCCAATATAGTCCATCAATGCCTCCTAGCATTCCACTTTACccatataaaaatgaaatacttgGGGAAATCAGTATCATTCTCCAAACCTTTCCATACATTATCCATTACAGCACCCAACTGTGCAGATACTCCACTTGTTCTAACTCATATCAATATGTAGCCAGTGCCATCCTGAggatatatgaagggtttgtttccaaaaaccgataagtccattcttgaagattttgaagtacgatctctgtcatcacgtacaaaataatactttttaaatgCTACATTGTTCACTacatggtcaaaagaagcaaaaattttcttattattctctttatttttcttgacctttaatcgcaaatatctccgtttggcaaatatggacttatcggtttttgcaaacaaactcttcatatgttctATCGAGTAATTCCATCCGGCATAACTCACCATAGGAAAACTTAGATGGTATAACCACGTTGTTCCTAACATAGATGTGTGTTATATTTACAGCACACTTCTTGAGTTAAGGACAACTGCCACAGCAAAGTAAATTGATGCAATTAATGCACACTTGTAAGAGATTGGATAGAGGTCTATTTCTGTTTGTCCTGTACTGTATGTGCCAACATGTTAACCAAATACTCTACTCCTGCTCATGTGACCCTGGTAAGCGCCTTATGTATTCTTTTCTAGAGGGTTCTGCCTCCACAGAAACACCCTTCTTTTTCTCGCAGGTTTTTTGTTGCTTTGAAACACTCACGAACGGCTTACGaacaacatttattttttttttcaagagcaaCCCAAACCAAACCTGTGGCAAAATTACAAGTAACTTGTTGAACTTACGATCAACTTAGATCTTTATGAAACAGCCCCATTTGATCGTAATTTTACAAACAACTCTACGAAGGACTTAACAACTGGGTGCACTTACAACCAACATGAGGGTGCATTTACGAGCAACTTAGGCTTTTACGAAAAACTGTAAGTAACACCACCCGGCACccctgtggagccgggaaatgtgcaaacgccgaaaaatgtgcaaacgcctggaaatgtgcaaacgtctcgccaggaaatgtgcaaacgccgggaaatgtgcaaacgtcttgccgggaaatgtgcaaatctctaaatttcatcaacgggaaatgtgcaaacgtgacgccgggaaatgtgcaaatgttcaattttgccgggaaatgtgcaaaacgtcgccgggaaatgtgcaaaccattcatttcacctatattatgtagagatggaagagaaactctcaatcaaagctgcgcacgaaccattaccatctttaccacctgtcttagcgaccatctttctttttatgcctccgccacgaagtggtgccggaggcattatgttttcgggttgtctgccgtccgtacgtacgtccgtcctctttcgtttac of Diadema setosum chromosome 15, eeDiaSeto1, whole genome shotgun sequence contains these proteins:
- the LOC140239082 gene encoding NLR family CARD domain-containing protein 4-like, producing the protein MPKKFQKEEQPAAAEKHAKFQHQVHEKRMSDDVDTLLKGIALDISNNEDIENLERQLGFTLGEIQNFIKTNNRYHEVTSDGTVSMLRKWREGVSSSSLRSDLREALMSAKLVRIAETHLPSVPVSKGSTNDRVKQIKKELREHYVNMYSSVRTSPLYSESSVKLEEIYTNLVMLSNDKSDEGIDISYDNFIEHLEQIGTERGIQKRIAISGEAGVGKTTFLTKLALDWALGRCLQTIDLLFLIHLREIEESTCFSHTIMNNLSDDLDCDWVALDEYIRTNQQKVLILYDGLDEYGQDISVKASRDATHAVIKCEKFKNSRVIVTTRPWKVDRIRSDEKLKKQYTFVKIKGFKPRDVSCYISKFFQNNEEAKESLIRLMTEEDSLVAQNMAPYPIYCSMLCFIWQNEGSRSVIQELKTFSKLFDQLILLLKEHYAGKVTDQEDQQKKLEQGGDCLQNFGKDAFYSLLRNELVFRGKDLTASEMDLQTACDIGVLTREKRFVSKWEKNKRKTELVVEYRIPHKLFHEYLAGMHLAWLYENNLEEFNQLTKQLIDDYQLYRYLLYFTAAQGLDVGTAVLSFLCEMLNVEDEDELLFVINVAFECNYLDAAKPLILHLNTLLSSRIIGSGRRTSASERSDTCDIADKDDSPASAARLAGRGICSLLNLRSMELFHVPLHDAFYTGMASMASQSKNMPPWYSMW